One region of Camelina sativa cultivar DH55 chromosome 6, Cs, whole genome shotgun sequence genomic DNA includes:
- the LOC104790504 gene encoding probable receptor-like protein kinase At5g15080 isoform X1, with translation MMATKPGSVKVVEKLGVEKAEKGKVMSKKKNVKKDGDESESGFWYRFKFIFSCISSRSKVDSSMNATTVIAEPKKVIAKSESQPAPTKDIGSVESGSSTPLVSGELKYSSKLRIFMFNDLKLATRNFRPESLLGEGGFGCVFKGWIEENGAAPVKPGTGLTVAVKTLNPDGLQGHKEWLAEINFLGNLVHPSLVKLVGYCMEEDQRLLVYEFMPRGSLENHLFRRTLPLPWSVRMKIALGAAKGLAFLHEEAEKPVIYRDFKTSNILLDAEYNAKLSDFGLAKDAPDEKKSHVSTRVMGTYGYAAPEYVMTGHLTTKSDIYSFGVVLLEILTGRRAVDKSRPNGEQNLVEWVRPHLLDKKRLCRLLDPRLEGHYSIKGAQKATQVAAQCLNRDSKARPKMSEIVEALKPLPNFKDFASSSSSFQTMQPVAKNGVRTQGGGFVSRNGPPMRSLSSLNLPQASPYRYVRQSPKPKGKEP, from the exons ATGATGGCTACAAAGCCAGGCTCTGTTAAGGTGGTGGAGAAATTGGGTGTTGAGAAAGCTGAGAAAGGGAAAGTGATgagtaaaaagaagaatgtTAAGAAAGATGGAGATGAGAGTGAAAGTGGTTTTTGGTATAGATTCAAGTTCATCTTTAGTTGTATCTCTTCTAGATCAAAAGTTGATAGTTCCATGAATGCTACTACAGTTATTG CAGAACCTAAAAAAGTTATTGCAAAGAGTGAAAGTCAACCAGCTCCAACTAAAGACATTGGCTCTGTGGAGAGTGGTTCCTCAACACCTCTAGTCAGTGGGGAACTGAAGTATTCTTCTAAGCTACGGATTTTTATGTTCAACGACCTTAAGTTAGCAACTAGGAATTTCAGACCAGAGTCTCTTCTCGGTGAAGGTGGGTTTGGATGTGTTTTTAAAGGATGGATTGAGGAGAATGGAGCTGCACCAGTTAAGCCTGGTACCGGTTTAACTGTAGCTGTCAAAACACTTAACCCAGATGGCCTTCAAGGTCACAAGGAGTGGCTG GCTGAGATTAACTTCCTTGGAAACCTTGTTCACCCCAGTCTGGTTAAATTGGTTGGTTATTGCATGGAAGAAGATCAAAGGCTGCTCGTTTACGAGTTTATGCCACGAGGGAGTTTGGAGAACCATCTTTTCAGAA GAACCTTACCTCTCCCATGGTCTGTTAGAATGAAAATTGCACTTGGTGCAGCTAAAGGTCTCGCCTTTCTCCACGAAGAAGCTGAGAAGCCAGTCATATATCGAGACtttaaaacatctaatattCTTCTGGATGCG GAATATAATGCAAAGCTCTCTGATTTTGGGCTTGCGAAAGATGCACCAGACGAGAAGAAATCCCATGTATCAACCCGAGTCATGGGAACTTATGGTTATGCTGCCCCTGAATATGTAATGACTG GACATCTTACAACGAAGAGCGATATATACAGCTTTGGAGTAGTTTTACTTGAAATATTAACAGGACGAAGAGCTGTGGATAAAAGTCGGCCGAATGGGGAACAAAACTTGGTTGAATGGGTGAGACCTCATCTCTTAGACAAGAAAAGGTTGTGTCGGCTACTAGATCCTCGATTAGAGGGTCACTACTCGATCAAGGGTGCTCAGAAAGCCACACAAGTAGCAGCGCAATGTCTTAACCGAGACTCCAAAGCTAGACCGAAGATGAGTGAAATTGTGGAAGCCTTGAAGCCTTTACCAAATTTTAAAGACTTTGCTagctcttcatcttctttccaAACGATGCAGCCTGTTGCTAAGAACGGAGTCAGAACACAAGGAGGAGGGTTTGTGTCGAGAAATGGACCGCCTATGAGGAGTTTGTCTAGCTTAAACCTGCCTCAAGCATCCCCTTATCGTTATGTCCGTCAATCACCAAAGCCTAAAGGAAAAGAGCCATGA
- the LOC104790504 gene encoding probable receptor-like protein kinase At5g15080 isoform X2, which translates to MMATKPGSVKVVEKLGVEKAEKGKVMSKKKNVKKDGDESESGFWYRFKFIFSCISSRSKVDSSMNATTVIEPKKVIAKSESQPAPTKDIGSVESGSSTPLVSGELKYSSKLRIFMFNDLKLATRNFRPESLLGEGGFGCVFKGWIEENGAAPVKPGTGLTVAVKTLNPDGLQGHKEWLAEINFLGNLVHPSLVKLVGYCMEEDQRLLVYEFMPRGSLENHLFRRTLPLPWSVRMKIALGAAKGLAFLHEEAEKPVIYRDFKTSNILLDAEYNAKLSDFGLAKDAPDEKKSHVSTRVMGTYGYAAPEYVMTGHLTTKSDIYSFGVVLLEILTGRRAVDKSRPNGEQNLVEWVRPHLLDKKRLCRLLDPRLEGHYSIKGAQKATQVAAQCLNRDSKARPKMSEIVEALKPLPNFKDFASSSSSFQTMQPVAKNGVRTQGGGFVSRNGPPMRSLSSLNLPQASPYRYVRQSPKPKGKEP; encoded by the exons ATGATGGCTACAAAGCCAGGCTCTGTTAAGGTGGTGGAGAAATTGGGTGTTGAGAAAGCTGAGAAAGGGAAAGTGATgagtaaaaagaagaatgtTAAGAAAGATGGAGATGAGAGTGAAAGTGGTTTTTGGTATAGATTCAAGTTCATCTTTAGTTGTATCTCTTCTAGATCAAAAGTTGATAGTTCCATGAATGCTACTACAGTTATTG AACCTAAAAAAGTTATTGCAAAGAGTGAAAGTCAACCAGCTCCAACTAAAGACATTGGCTCTGTGGAGAGTGGTTCCTCAACACCTCTAGTCAGTGGGGAACTGAAGTATTCTTCTAAGCTACGGATTTTTATGTTCAACGACCTTAAGTTAGCAACTAGGAATTTCAGACCAGAGTCTCTTCTCGGTGAAGGTGGGTTTGGATGTGTTTTTAAAGGATGGATTGAGGAGAATGGAGCTGCACCAGTTAAGCCTGGTACCGGTTTAACTGTAGCTGTCAAAACACTTAACCCAGATGGCCTTCAAGGTCACAAGGAGTGGCTG GCTGAGATTAACTTCCTTGGAAACCTTGTTCACCCCAGTCTGGTTAAATTGGTTGGTTATTGCATGGAAGAAGATCAAAGGCTGCTCGTTTACGAGTTTATGCCACGAGGGAGTTTGGAGAACCATCTTTTCAGAA GAACCTTACCTCTCCCATGGTCTGTTAGAATGAAAATTGCACTTGGTGCAGCTAAAGGTCTCGCCTTTCTCCACGAAGAAGCTGAGAAGCCAGTCATATATCGAGACtttaaaacatctaatattCTTCTGGATGCG GAATATAATGCAAAGCTCTCTGATTTTGGGCTTGCGAAAGATGCACCAGACGAGAAGAAATCCCATGTATCAACCCGAGTCATGGGAACTTATGGTTATGCTGCCCCTGAATATGTAATGACTG GACATCTTACAACGAAGAGCGATATATACAGCTTTGGAGTAGTTTTACTTGAAATATTAACAGGACGAAGAGCTGTGGATAAAAGTCGGCCGAATGGGGAACAAAACTTGGTTGAATGGGTGAGACCTCATCTCTTAGACAAGAAAAGGTTGTGTCGGCTACTAGATCCTCGATTAGAGGGTCACTACTCGATCAAGGGTGCTCAGAAAGCCACACAAGTAGCAGCGCAATGTCTTAACCGAGACTCCAAAGCTAGACCGAAGATGAGTGAAATTGTGGAAGCCTTGAAGCCTTTACCAAATTTTAAAGACTTTGCTagctcttcatcttctttccaAACGATGCAGCCTGTTGCTAAGAACGGAGTCAGAACACAAGGAGGAGGGTTTGTGTCGAGAAATGGACCGCCTATGAGGAGTTTGTCTAGCTTAAACCTGCCTCAAGCATCCCCTTATCGTTATGTCCGTCAATCACCAAAGCCTAAAGGAAAAGAGCCATGA
- the LOC104790505 gene encoding protein arginine methyltransferase NDUFAF7 homolog, mitochondrial, whose amino-acid sequence MLRKILTQTSSRRLLSSSVPPLFSKPSISPFSSASSSPEPPSSESITVEQPGTTISVDRSALYNLPDHYHESTPDSELVKHLKSVIKFRGGPISVAEYMEEVLTNPKAGFYMNRDVFGAQGDFITSPEVSQMFGEMIGVWTVCLWEQMGRPERVNLVELGPGRGTLMADLLRGTSKFRNFTESLHIHLVECSPALQKLQHQNLKCTDESSSEKKAISSLAGTPVHWHATLEEVPSGVPTIIIAHEFYDALPVHQFQKTSRGWCEKMVDVGEDSKFRFVLSPQPTPAALYLMKRCTWATPEEREKLEHVEISPKSMDLTQEMAKRIGSDGGGALIIDYGMNAIISDSLQAIRKHKFVNILDDPGSADLSAYVDFPSIKHSAEEASENVSVHGPMTQSQFLGSLGINFRVDALLQNCNDEQAESLRAGYWQLVGDGEAPFWEGPDEQTPIGMGTRYLATAIVNKNQDIPAPFQ is encoded by the exons ATGCTGAGAAAAATACTGACGCAAACCTCCTCTCGCCGTCTACTCTCTTCCTCTgttcctcctctcttctccaAACCCTCAATTTCACCATTCTCTTCAGCATCCTCTTCCCCGGAGCCACCGTCTTCAGAGAGTATCACCGTCGAACAGCCCGGAACAACAATCTCCGTCGATCGTTCCGCTCTCTATAATCTTCCCG ATCATTATCATGAATCCACACCTGATTCTGAGCTCGTTAAGCATCTCAAGAGTGTTATCAAG TTTCGAGGTGGTCCAATCTCAGTAGCAGAGTACATGGAGGAGGTTTTGACTAATCCTAAAGCAGGTTTCTATATGAATCGTGATGTGTTTGGAGCTCAAGGTGATTTCATTACTTCTCCTGAAGTTAGTCAAATGTTCGGAGAG ATGATTGGTGTATGGACTGTGTGTCTTTGGGAGCAAATGGGAAGACCAGAGAGGGTCAATCTTGTTGAGCTAGGTCCAGGTCGTGGAACACTCATGGCGGATCTCCTTCGT GGTACATCAAAGTTTAGGAATTTCACGGAATCATTGCATATACATTTGGTGGAATGTAGTCCTGCATTGCAGAAGCTACAGCACCAGAATCTGAAATGTACAGATGAGAGTAGTTCGGAGAAGAAAGCTATAAGTTCACTAGCTGGGACACCTGTGCACTGGCATGCTACTCTTGAAGAGGTGCCATCAGGAG TACCAACAATAATTATTGCTCATGAGTTTTATGATGCTCTTCCTGTTCATCAATTTCAG AAAACTTCCCGTGGCTGGTGTGAGAAAATGGTTGATGTAGGAGAAGATTCAAA GTTCCGGTTTGTTCTATCTCCACAGCCTACACCTGCAGCCTTGTATCTCATGAAACGTTGCACATGGGCTACACCTGAGGAAAGGGAGAAACTGGAACATGTCGAGATCAGCCCAAAATCAATGGATTTGACACAAGAAATGGCAAAGAGAATAGGTTCTGATGGAGGTGGAGCACTTATAATCGATTACGGGATGAATGCAATCATTTCAGACAGTCTTCAG GCTATTAGAAAACACAAGTTTGTCAACATATTGGATGATCCCGGGTCTGCCGATCTTAGTGCTTATGTCGATTTTCCTTCAATAAAACACTCCGCCGAGGAAGCTTCAG AAAATGTCTCCGTCCATGGACCTATGACTCAGTCTCAGTTCTTGGGTTCACTTGGAATAAACTTCAGAGTTGATGCGTTGCTACAGAACTGTAACGACGAACAAGCCGAGTCCTTGAGGGCAGGATACTGGCAGCTTGTTGGTGATGGTGAAGCACCTTTCTGGGAAGGACCCGATGAACAGACGCCGATTGGAATGGGGACGAGGTATCTTGCAACGGCTATTGTCAACAAAAACCAAGACATTCCGGCTCCGTTCCAGTaa